A single genomic interval of Lucilia cuprina isolate Lc7/37 chromosome 2, ASM2204524v1, whole genome shotgun sequence harbors:
- the LOC111686543 gene encoding cell division cycle protein 23 homolog, which yields MEDEYFNVPLEDVKRELRRGIIECQKRGLLHSAKWLAEMNHGLSDVDIDMNSEKCDFSEVALDGITPVEYDNYYLAKCYFDVREYDRAAYLVRNAESAVPRFLHLYATYMGLEKRRLDSTTDQSNLNDSGHVKDLADLLATLKAEYSRGRLDGYGMYLYGVVLKAVDLNQAAQEVLIQSIRAAPMLWGSYVELAPLIKEKEKLQTMHLGGHWMRHFFVAHTYIEMYLNDEGLKAYEDLQAAGFRKCVYVTSQMALAYHNKRDVDKAIEIFQALQEADPYRLDNMDTYSNLLFVKELKTEMAQLAHKVEGINKYRPETCCVIGNYYSIRCDHFMAITYFQRALKLNPKYLAAWTLMGHEFMEVKNTNAAIQSYRKAVEVNRRDYRAWYGLGQAYEILKMNHYSLYYFKIAHKLRPYDSRMLVALGETYEKLDRYENAIQCYSKACDVGDIEGIAMYKMANLHEKLGALDLAVKCYIMYCNDERAAADKQSLYHGYMTLANYYESKEEYDRASHYAYKCLESDDRKSEAKSLLKTIENKRKILISLGAGGTGNNVANADTSSDGDMDMELSDFKFNEYMLSNRATSSAAAGVAGSVDTSVSFKTSANMTNEVGTSTSQGTLDVQQGKISVIVGDDMSLSESDMTANTSIATNTPSNVHSRRTLASASNAAHNIVETEEDDDTHSMEMSSISID from the exons ATGGAAGATGAATACTTTAATGTGCCTTTAGAGGATGTGAAACGTGAATTACGGCGCGGTATCATAGAGTGTCAGAAACGCGGCCTGTTGCACAGTGCTAAATGGTTGGCAGAAATGAACCATGGGCTGAGTGATGTTGACATTGATATGAATAGTGAGAAATGCGATTTCAGTGAAGTGGCTCTGGACGGTATAACACCGGTGGAATATGATAATTACTATCTGGCCAAATGTTATTTTGATGTTAGGGAATATGATCGAGCCGCCTATTTGGTGCGTAATGCTGAGTCGGCTGTGCCGAGATTTTTACATCTCTATGCCACCTATATGGGCTTGGAAAAGCGAAGATTGGATTCTACCACAGATCAATCGAATCTTAATGATTCGGGTCATGTTAAGGATTTGGCCGATCTATTGGCCACTTTAAAAGCAGAATATTCCCGCGGTCGTTTAGATGGTTATGGCATGTATTTGTATGGTGTTGTTTTAAAGGCTGTAGATCTTAATCAAGCTGCTCAGGAAGTACTCATACAATCAATACGAGCCGCTCCCATGTTATGGGGTTCATATGTGGAATTAGCTCCTTTAATTAAGGAAAAGGAGAAATTGCAGACAATGCATTTGGGTGGTCATTGGATGAGGCATTTTTTTGTGGCCCACACCTATATAGAAATGTATTTGAATGATGAGGGTTTAAAGGCATATGAAGATCTGCAAGCGGCTGGCTTTCGTAAATGTGTGTATGTTACATCGCAAATGGCCTTGGCCTATCACAACAAGAGGG ATGTTGATAAAGCTATAGAAATCTTCCAAGCTTTGCAAGAAGCCGATCCATATCGTTTGGACAATATGGATACTTATTCTAATTTACTTTTCGTTAAGGAGTTGAAAACAGAAATGGCTCAATTGGCTCATAAGGTAGAGGGTATTAATAAATACCGTCCGGAAACCTGTTGTGTTATAG gcaATTACTATAGCATACGCTGTGATCATTTCATGGCTATTACTTATTTCCAAAGAGCTTTGAAATTGAATCCGAAATATTTAGCAGCTTGGACTTTAATGGGTCATGAATTTATGGAGGTGAAAAATACAAATGCTGCTATACAAAGTTATCGCAAAGCTGTGG AGGTCAATCGCCGTGATTATCGTGCTTGGTATGGTCTGGGTCAAgcttatgaaattctaaaaaTGAATCACTACAGTTTATACTATTTCAAAATTGCCCATAAACTGCGTCCCTACGACAGTCGCATGTTGGTGGCACTAGGTGAAACCTATGAAAAACTAGATAGATATGAAAATGCCATACAATGCTATAGTAAAGCTTGTGATGTGGGTGATATAGAGGGTATAGCCATGTATAAAATGGCTAATTTACATGAAAAACTAGGAGCCCTTGATTTGGCGGTGAAATGCTATATAATGTATTGTAATGATGAGCGAGCAGCAGCGGATAAACAAAGTTTATATCATGGCTATATGACATTGGCAAATTACTATGAGAGTAAAGAGGAATATGATCGAGCGTCACATTATGCCTATAAGTGTTTGGAATCGGATGat CGTAAATCTGAAGCAAAATCTTTACtgaaaactatagaaaataaacgtaaaattttaatatcattGGGAGCGGGTGGTACAGGCAATAATGTGGCAAATGCCGACACCTCATCTGATGGTGATATGGATATGGAATTAAGTGATTTTAAATTCAATGAATACATGTTAAGCAATCGTGCTACTAGTTCGGCTGCTGCAGGTGTCGCTGGTAGTGTTGATACTTCGGTAAGTTTTAAAACTTCTGCTAATATGACCAATGAGGTTGGCACTAGCACAAGTCAAGGTACACTGGATGTACAACAGGGTAAAATATCTGTGATTGTCGGTGATGATATGTCTTTAAGTGAAAGCGATATGACAGCCAATACTTCCATAGCCACCAATACACCTTCAAATGTACACTCACGACGCACATTGGCCTCAGCATCGAATGCCGCACATAATATTGTGGAAACAGAAGAAGATGATGATACTCATTCGATGGAAATGTCTTCTATATCAATCGATtag
- the LOC111686542 gene encoding ATP-dependent DNA helicase DDX11, with amino-acid sequence MYSPKTVLTCPTDFNFPFTPYTIQQELMQELYKVLENKQIGIFESPTGTGKSLTLTCAALKWLEDHEQLVRNELLQRLSEVQKEVIKLEKESLEVTDWISMHSKTSQQRQELLELKDMQKLLDEYEEKLNEIKSKQKVLKQKRSKSITLNKHEESQVADVPDEVNILLDDSFSNEDDEHLFPNEKREKYRDVQIFFCSRTHTQLAQVVREIKRTKYGERIRCVSLASRQQLCIHKQLRKLNNTAVINEKCLDMAKESKSKAKTTACDTDGCVQKKARITQSKTGLNAITKCEFKTPALVQDLSDLSLGDILDIEDLVTEGEQLQACPYYAARNATQLAQIVMLPYQLLLHKRTRQQSGIDLKGSIVIIDEAHNLLDTISQMHSCELSLQQLQTAQQQILAYKMKYASRFNSSNLLSINQLLFVIKRLIKLLKSPSCKDSSNSFRMLCTYELMSEGDFFNIDLYQLLQFCENSRFAQKLQGFAKRLAAQPNPNENQPPPSGKSAAIGLLQRLQKDHTEKQQKTSKNKLEELDTNTEQKPMAKDKNVYPITSPIRPLLAFLEALCEKSDDGRILINIADESIKNFESQTSFKYILLNPGGHFQDIVKEARAIIVAGGTMQPTAELTEQLFNTCPERVQLRFYDHVVPDDAVLPFVVTKGPRGKNLCFNYAQRSSNEMLSDLCTVLENLCNVVPAGLVCFLPSYDYLDTVYIQLQKSGVLQRISNKKRVFREPRNITSNDSGSGDSVASGQTVEQLLYDYAKAIKHNQGGALLLSVVGAKLSEGLNFADDLGRGVIVVGMPYPNCNSPELQERMTYLDSTMGPGSGSEYYENLCMKAVNQCIGRSVRHICDYACVYLLDERYARENIQRKLPQWISRHLKVATTYGQVQGGTAKFFKQKKV; translated from the exons ATGTATTCACCTAAAACAGTATTAACCTGTCCTACGGATTTTAACTTTCCTTTTACTCCATATACCATACAACAAGAATTAATGCAGGAGTTGTATAAGGTAttggaaaataaacaaattggtATTTTTGAAAGTCCTACAGGTACGGGCAAATCTTTAACACTCACTTGTGCTGCCCTTAAATGGTTGGAGGATCATGAGCAGTTGGTACGGAATGAGCTTTTGCAGCGTTTGTCTGAAGTACAAAAAGAGGTAATAAAACTTGAGAAGGAATCTCTAGAGGTAACGGATTGGATATCTATGCATTCCAAAACATCACAACAACGTCAGGAGTTATTGGAATTAAAAGATATGCAAAAGCTTTTGGATGAGTATGAGGAAAAGttgaatgaaattaaaagtaaacaaaaagtattaaaacaaaaacggtCCAAAAGCATTACACTAAACAAACACGAAGAATCTCAAGTCGCAGATGTACCGGATGAAGTCAATATTTTACTAGATGATTCATTTAGCAACGAAGATGATGAACATTTGTTTCCCAACGAAAAACGTGAAAAGTATCGTGATGTACAGATCTTTTTCTGCAGTCGTACTCATACCCAATTGGCTCAGGTGGTTAGGGAAATAAAACGCACAAAATATGGAGAACGCATACGATGTGTTTCTTTGGCTTCTCGTCAACAATTATGTATTCACAAACAATTACGCAAACTAAATAATACCGCCGTAATTAATGAGAAATGTTTGGACATGGCCAAAGAGTCCAAAAGTAAGGCCAAAACCACGGCCTGTGATACTGATGGTTGTGTACAGAAAAAAGCCCGTATAACTCAATCAAAAACTGGACTAAATGCAATAACAAAATGTGAATTTAAAACTCCAGCTTTAGTGCAGGATTTAAGTGATCTATCCTTAGGGGATATTTTAGACATAGAAGATCTAGTAACCGAAGGAGAACAGCTACAGGCTTGTCCTTATTATGCCGCCAGAAATGCCACACAATTGGCCCAAATAGTTATGTTGCCTTATCAACTATTGCTGCATAAACGCACTCGTCAACAAAGTGGCATTGATCTTAAGGGTTCCATAGTCATAATAGATGAAGCTCATAATCTCTTGGACACCATATCACAAATGCACAGCTGTGAATTGAGTTTACAACAATTGCAAACGGCTCAGCAACAGATATTAGCCTACAAAATGAAATATGCCTCGCGTTTTAATTCCTCCAATTTGCTGTCTATAAATCAATTGTTGTTTGTCATTAAAAGATTGATAAAACTTCTTAAATCTCCCAGTTGCAAAGATAGTTCTAACTCCTTTCGCATGCTTTGCACCTATGAACTAATGTCTGAGGGAGATTTCTTTAACATAGATCTTTATCAACTGCtgcaattttgtgaaaattcacGTTTTGCCCAAAAACTCCAGGGTTTTGCTAAACGTTTGGCTGCGCAACCAAATCCTAATGAAAATCAACCTCCTCCAAGTGGTAAATCAGCAGCTATAGGTCTTTTACAACGTCTACAAAAAGATCACACGGAAAAACAGcagaaaacttcaaaaaataaacttgaagAGTTGGATACAAATACGGAGCAAAAACCTATGGCAAAGGATAAAAATGTTTATCCTATAACCTCACCTATTCGACCGCTTTTAGCATTTTTGGAGGCCTTGTGTGAAAAATCAGATGATggtagaattttaataaatattgctgatgaatctattaaaaattttgaatctcaaactagttttaaatatattctgcTAAATCCAGGTGGTCATTTTCAGGATATTGTAAAGGAAGCCAGAGcg ATAATAGTTGCTGGTGGTACTATGCAGCCTACTGCCGAATTAActgaacaactttttaacaCCTGTCCGGAACGTGTACAATTACGTTTTTATGATCATGTTGTGCCAGATGATGCCGTTCTACCATTTGTGGTTACAAAAGGACCCAGGGGCAAAAACTTGTGCTTTAACTATGCTCAGCGATCATCTAATGAAATG CTTTCCGATTTATGCACAGTTTTGGAAAACTTATGCAATGTAGTACCAGCTGGCTTGGTATGTTTTCTACCCTCTTATGACTATTTGGATACAGTTTATATTCAGCTGCAAAAGTCGGGTGTATTACAAagaatttctaataagaaacGTGTCTTTAGAGAACCTAGAAACATCACGAGCAATGATAGTGGTTCTGGAGATAGTGTAGCAAGTGGTCAAACAGTAGAGCAATTATTATACGATTACGCTAAAGCTATCAAGCACAATCAAGGAGGTGCTTTACTACTAAGTGTAGTGGGTGCAAAACTGAGTGAGGGCCTTAATTTTGCCGATGATCTGGGGCGTGGCGTTATAGTTGTAGGCATGCCATATCCTAATTGTAATTCTCCTGAGTTACAAGAACGCATGACCTATTTAGACTCTACTATGGGTCCGGGTTCCGGTTCAGAATATTATGAGAATCTTTGCATGAAAGCAGTTAATCAATGTATTGGTCGTTCGGTGCGTCATATTTGTGATTATGcttgtgtttatttattagatGAACGTTATGCTCGTGAGAATATTCAGCGCAAATTGCCGCAATGGATATCGAGACATTTAAAAGTTGCCACCACATATGGTCAAGTCCAGGGAGGCACagcaaagttttttaaacagaAGAAGGTGTGA
- the LOC111679853 gene encoding phospholipase A2 group XV-like: MRQILFLLFILLTIFHVGQGFWPFSRKKSAASIKPKEEKRLSPVILVPGDGGSQVDAKLNKSSSPIWCASKSDWFNLWLNLELIVIPAVYCWVDNVKLYYDNITRTTHNTPGVEIRIPGWGDPEVVEWIDPTHNKAGAYFKDIANMLVDMGYERRKNLHGAPYDFRKAPNEHKQFFIDLKKLVEDTYEANYQTPVTFITHSMGSPMTLVFLRQQTIEWKDKYVARQISLAGAWAGSIKALKVFAMGDDLDSFFLSGKILKAEQITNPSSAWLLPSPLFWKSSEVLVETPSRVYTMAQMQDFFNDIGYPTAWEMRKDTLPYTINFSPPGVELHCLYGDGLDTVERLRYKKDDVSDDTPKLIMGIGDGTVNRRSLQACHHWAGYQTSNISTLALSGVDHMGILINKDVFNYIKNVLKL; the protein is encoded by the exons ATGCGACAGATtctgtttttactttttatccttttaacaatatttcatGTTGGTCAAGGCTTCTGGCCGTTTTCACGTAAAAAATCTGCTGCTTCCATTAAGCCTAAAGAAGAAAAACGCTTGTCACCGGTGATATTGG TTCCCGGTGATGGTGGAAGTCAAGTAGATgctaaactaaataaatcttCATCTCCTATATGGTGTGCCAGTAAATCGGATTGGTTTAATCTATGGCTTAATTTGGAACTAATAGTCATACCAGCTGTGTATTGTTGGGTTGATAATGTTAAATTGTATTATGACAATATAACACGTACAACACATAATACACCTGGTGTTGAGATACGTATACCCGGATGGGGTGATCCAGAGGTAGTAGAATGGATAGATCCTACACATAATAAGGCTGGTGCTTATTTTAAGGATATTGCCAATATGTTGGTAGATATGGGctatgaaagaagaaaaaatcttCATGGAGCTCCTTATGATTTTCGCAAAGCACCAA ATGAACATAAACAATTCTTTATTGATTTAAAGAAGCTAGTTGAAGATACCTACGAGGCTAATTATCAAACACCTGTAACATTTATAACACACAGCATGGGTAGTCCCATGACATTGGTATTTCTAAGACAACAAACCATTGAATGGAAAGATAAATATGTGGCAAGACAAATAAGTTTGGCCGGTGCTTGGGCTGGTagtataaaagctttaaaagtctTTGCCATGGGTGATGATCTTGATTCGTTTTTCCTTAgtggtaaaattttaaaagctgaACAAATTACAAATCCCTCATCGGCCTGGCTTTTGCCGTCGCCTCTATTTTGGAAAAGTTCTGAAGTTTTAGTAGAGACACCATCACGTGTTTATACTATGGCTCAAATGCAGGATTTTTTCAATGATATTGGTTATCCGACAGCATGGGAaatgcgtaaagataccttgcCATATACTATCAACTTTAGTCCTCCAGGTGTTGAGCTGCATTGTCTTTATGGTGATGGTTTGGATACGGTAGAGAG ATTACGCTACAAAAAAGATGACGTAAGTGATGATACACCCAAATTAATAATGGGTATTGGAGATGGTACCGTTAATAGACGTTCCCTGCAAGCTTGTCATCACTGGGCTGGTTATCAAACTTCGAATATATCAACCTTAGCTTTAAGTGGTGTCGATCATATGGGTATTCTAATCAATAAagatgtttttaattatattaaaaatgttttaaaattatag